In the Deltaproteobacteria bacterium genome, CTGGCGCAGCAAGCCAGCCGCCCGTTCGCCGAGCGCCCGACCCCAGCGTCGATCGAAGCGGTGCAGGAGGCGGTCGGCCAGCACTTCAATGTCTCGCTCGCCGATCTCAAGTCGCACCGGCGCGAGCGCAGCTTGGCGCACGCACGCCAAGTGGCAATGTATCTGTGCCGCGTGGTGGCCGACGCGTCGTTTCCCGCCATCGCCGAGAAGTTCGGTGGACGCGATCACTCGACGGTGATGCACGCGGTGCGAGTGGTCGAGCAACGACGCGCGGCCGATCCGGCCCTGGGCGACGCGATCCTGATGCTCGAGAGCGCGCTGCGCAATCGCGCAGCGGCGTGAGTCCTCACCGGCTCGGCACATCGATCGCAGACTAAACGTTGACAAAGGCGACGGTGACGGGAAGAGTAGGCGGCCGTTCGAGCTGAGGACGGTGCCAGGTTGAAAATACGCAGAGCAGTCTCCCAATCGTGCGTCACGCTGTTGGCCGCGTTGCTGATCACGGCGATCGTGCCGACAGTGGTGGCCGCCGGGCCGCTGCGCTTTCAACAGGCCCGTCCGTTCCAGCAACTTGAGCTGCCACTCCCGCTCGGCCATCCAGCGCTGGCGATCGCGAAGCTCAACAGTGACATCTTTCTCGATGTCGTCGTCGTCCACAGCGAAGGCGTCATCGTCTATTTCGGCGATGGCACCGGGCAGTTTAGGGCCGCAGGGCCCTTCTCTACCGGCGGATCGGGTGCCAATGCAGTGGCGACCGCTGACTTCGACGGCGACGGCAAGATAGATATCGCGGCGGTCACTGACGACGACGTCGTGGCGGTGTTGCTGAATGACGGCAACGGTGGATTCACCGGGCCGACGTTCTTCGGCCTCGGTGGCAGCATCGGGCCACTGGCGCTGGTGGCTACTAAGATCGATCGCGGTGACGACATCGATCTGGCCGTGTTGAGTACAGACGAAACGGTGTATCTTCTGCGCGGGCTAGGTGACGGAACCTTCGAGCCGTTTGCGATGCCGACGTTGCAGACCAATGCGAGTGGGGCGGCTGCCATTGCGGTTGGGGATTTCAACGGCGATGGGAATCAGGACCTCGTAGTAGCCGACGAAATTTCGAATGGCGTCAGCGTGCTTCTGGCGACCAGCGCGGGTGACGGCACCTTTGGGACGTCGCGCTTTTATTCGACCGAGGGCTCGGCCGCCGGCGGCGGCGGCGGAGCTGGCGCAGTCGCAGTCGGTTTGCTCGATCCGAATTCCTCGCCCGATTTGCTCGTCGCCAACACGGCGGCTGACGTCCAGCAAGGGGTGGCGATTTTGCTCGGACAACGCAACGGTATCTTCCAGAGTAAGCAGTTCTTCGACAATCCACAGAAGTCGCCCAATGACATCGCGATCGCGGACGTTGATGGCGACGGTATCTTGGATAGCATCGTGACCACCAGTACGGACTCGACGTTAGGGATCAACCTTGGCAACGGTGACGGGACCTTCGGCGACCTGCAACAAGCGAGCAACGATATCATTCCCGGTAATGGCCAAGCTCAGCTCGCGCTTGGCGATCTCGACAACAACGGCTTGCCCGACATCGTGGTGCTGGTGAACGACACGGAGTCCGGCGATCGCCTTTTCGTGACCATGAACCGCAGCAACGATCCCACGCCGACAGAGGCACCGACTACGGCGATGTCGATCACCGCGAGCTTGGCTCCCACGCCGACGCCGACCCCAACCCGTCCACCGACGCCAACGGGGACGCCGACGCTGATTCCAACCGCGCCGTATAGCATGTGTACCTTCAACGACGGGGCGAAGTACGGCGACCTGTTCGCCATCGCCAGCGGCGACTTCGATCTCGACGGCACCCCGGATTTGGCGGTCGCGGACACGGAGACAGTCGACGGCACGCAGAAGGGGCGCGTACGCATCATGCTCGTCAATGCGCAGCGGCTGCGCGCGCCGGAGTTGCCGCCAACGGAGTGCCCGCCGGGCTTCACGCTCGACAGTCCGCTAGGCGACCAAGCCTACGACGTTGGCGGTACACCGAGCGCGCTGGCTGTCGGCGACCTCAGCGTCGACGGCGCTCCCGATGTTGCGGTCGCAGTTGGCGACAGCATCGTTATCCTGCAGAACAACCACGACGGCACTTTCGAGATCAAACCGTCGATGGCCGCAGGTGCCCAACCGGTCGCGGTCGCGCTCAGCGATGTGGATCGCAACGGGCGATTGGATATCGTGGTCGCATTGAAGGGCGCATCGCAGGTGGTGATCTTCTACGGGCAGAGCGATGGCAGCTATACGAAGAACACCGTCGAGGTTGGCCGCTTCGCCGAGGGGCTGGTGGTTCGCGATTTGAACAACGATGGACGTCCCGACCTTGCGGTGCTCAGCACTGTGCGCGACGTGGTCGTGCTGCTGCAAACCGCGCCGCCGACACCGTCTGGCAGTAGCGTGGTCCACTTCCAGACCCTGTCGGCGATTCCGCTGACTGGCGATTCGACGGCGATCAGCTGCGACGATTTCGATCGCAATGGGGTACTCGACTTCGGCATCACGTTGGCCGACGGCCAGCTGGTGCTCATCGGCGGCCAGCTACACAGCGGCGTGCTGACTTACAGCGAGCTCTCGCGCTCGTTCACCCGCAATGATCCGCGGGCGCTGGCCGACAGCGATTTCAACCGCGATGGACAGGTCGACCTGGTGACGGCCAACACCGCCGACGGGAGCCTATCGTTCTTCTACAATAACAATGGCCAACTACCGGCGGCACTGGATCCGTTCACCGTTGGAGCGGGACCGGTGAGCGTCGTCGCTAATGACTTCGACGACGACGGTATTCCCGATGTCGCCACGGCGAATAGCGCCGATCAGTCGATTACGATTCTGCGCAGCAGTCGTCCGCTCTTCACGCCAACACCGACGATCACGTTGACACCCACGATCACGCCCACGCCAACGATTTCGGGCACGCCAACGATCACTGGGTTGGCGACGGCGACCTTCACCCCGGGCACCACTGGTCCGACGACACGGCCGACGCGCACCCTCACAGGAACGCCGACGTTCACCCCCACGTCGTTGCGGCCGTTCGGCATTCAGGGCGGCAGTTGCGCGATCGCCGCAACCTCGTCGCCG is a window encoding:
- a CDS encoding VCBS repeat-containing protein — encoded protein: MKIRRAVSQSCVTLLAALLITAIVPTVVAAGPLRFQQARPFQQLELPLPLGHPALAIAKLNSDIFLDVVVVHSEGVIVYFGDGTGQFRAAGPFSTGGSGANAVATADFDGDGKIDIAAVTDDDVVAVLLNDGNGGFTGPTFFGLGGSIGPLALVATKIDRGDDIDLAVLSTDETVYLLRGLGDGTFEPFAMPTLQTNASGAAAIAVGDFNGDGNQDLVVADEISNGVSVLLATSAGDGTFGTSRFYSTEGSAAGGGGGAGAVAVGLLDPNSSPDLLVANTAADVQQGVAILLGQRNGIFQSKQFFDNPQKSPNDIAIADVDGDGILDSIVTTSTDSTLGINLGNGDGTFGDLQQASNDIIPGNGQAQLALGDLDNNGLPDIVVLVNDTESGDRLFVTMNRSNDPTPTEAPTTAMSITASLAPTPTPTPTRPPTPTGTPTLIPTAPYSMCTFNDGAKYGDLFAIASGDFDLDGTPDLAVADTETVDGTQKGRVRIMLVNAQRLRAPELPPTECPPGFTLDSPLGDQAYDVGGTPSALAVGDLSVDGAPDVAVAVGDSIVILQNNHDGTFEIKPSMAAGAQPVAVALSDVDRNGRLDIVVALKGASQVVIFYGQSDGSYTKNTVEVGRFAEGLVVRDLNNDGRPDLAVLSTVRDVVVLLQTAPPTPSGSSVVHFQTLSAIPLTGDSTAISCDDFDRNGVLDFGITLADGQLVLIGGQLHSGVLTYSELSRSFTRNDPRALADSDFNRDGQVDLVTANTADGSLSFFYNNNGQLPAALDPFTVGAGPVSVVANDFDDDGIPDVATANSADQSITILRSSRPLFTPTPTITLTPTITPTPTISGTPTITGLATATFTPGTTGPTTRPTRTLTGTPTFTPTSLRPFGIQGGSCAIAATSSPHDWSALAALGMAWLIRRRGTRGQRGAL